The Roseibium sp. Sym1 nucleotide sequence TGCGTTCGGCCTCTTCCAGTGCCTTGAGTTTCAACTCGGCTTCGCTGAGCTCGCGTTCGGGCGGAAGGTTGGCGTTTGCCCGGCTTACGATGCGCGGCAGCAGCACGGCGTCGATCACGACGCCGGCAAGCAGGAGCCAGAAGGCGTATTTCGCGAAATTCCCCCAGAAATTGAGCGTTTCCAGGGCGCCGGCTGCGGCCGGCCGGGCGGTTTCAAGCGCGGCTTCGGCCTCGGCGATGCGTTCGCGGCCCTGTTCGAGCCGCTGTTCCGCCCGGCGCACGTCGCGTTCGGCGCGGCGCAGGGCAAAGCTGCCTTCTTCGGCACCGGCTTCGGCCTCTGCCAGCTTCTGGCGCAGGGCGGGCAGGTCGGCCTCGGCGGTCCGGGCCCGGTCGCCTTCGCGCTCAAGTGTCCGTTCCGACTGGCGCACAAGGTTGTCCATGTCGGAGACAACAGACCGGGCGTCCTGGCTTTGTGCGTTTGCATACAGGATGCAGATGAAGACGGGGATATAGACCAGCCCGATCAGGTTTTTCAGGTAAAGCCTGTGAAGGCCGAGAATGCCGCCGGTGACCAGAATGAAATAGCCGAGTCCCAGCGTATACCGCCGCTCCTTCGCCCTTGGCCGTCTGGCCAGGCTGGCCGCGACCAATGGGAAAAGGATCAGACCGATCCAGTAGGCCCAATGCGGCAGTGTAAAGTCCAAATGAGGCATGCCTCGTCCTTCCGCTGGGGCAATTGCCCCGACTTATCCCGACAGAACCCGCGCAGAGGGCTGCGCGGGTTCGATTCTCAGCAAGTGGCGAAGGGATTAAAGCTTGAGTTCCAGACCTTCGATCTGCTCCGGAGTCACATAACCGAGCGACCCCGACATCATGTAGTCGAGCTGAATCTTGAAGATGCGCGCGCTGTCCTTGTCGCGGTTCGCGTAGTTGAACCAGATCGGCACGGCCACCTCCGTCATCAGTTCGACGTCGTCCTGGCTCAGGCGCGTGATCTCCGTGCCGTCCGCCATGAATTTCGCCCAGGCATCCTGGTCGGCCTTCTGGATGGCGGCATGGTGCATGTCCGAATAGACATGGGTTTCCATTTCGACGAACTGCCGCATCTGCGGGCTGAGCGCGTTCCAGGCATCCATGCCCACGGTGATGTCCATGAGGTCGACTGGCTGGTACAGCGACATGAAGCCCGGAGGGCCCATGGAGATGTAATCGGTCACCTGGCTGAAGCCGAGGGAGTAGTTGACCGCCGGGCCGACATAGTCGGCGACGTCGATGGTGCCCTTTTCAAGCGCCGGGAAAATCTCGGAGCCCGGCAGGACGGTGGTTTCCGCACCGATCTCGGTGAACACCTCCGCAACCATGCCGCCGGGAAGGCGCATCTTGCGGCCACGGAAATCGTCGATCGAACGGATCGGCACCTTGGAGTGGATGATGTTGGGGCCGTGATGCACCGGTCCGACGAACATCATGTTCTGCGCCGCATAAAGTTCGCGGGCAATCTCCAGTCCGCCGAGGGAATAATAGAACACGTCCCATTCATGCGGATTGCGCAGGCCCAGCGGGTAGCTGGTCAGGAAGGTAGCGGCGGGAATGATGCCCTGGGCGTAGATGGTGAACGGATTGACCGCGTCGAGCACGCCGTTCTTCACCGCGTCAAAGAGCTGGAAATCGCCGACAACGTCGTTGGCGCCGAAGGGCTGGAATGCCAGTTCGCCACCGGTCTTTTCCTCGATGGTCGCGCACCAGTCCTTGAAGATCTGCAGGCCCGCGCCTCCCGGCCAGGATGTCTGGATCTTCCAGGTGGTCGTCTGACCCTGGGCCGATGCAATGTGGGGGGCCGCCAGGGTGGCGGCTCCGGCCGTTCCGGCACCGGCAAGGGTGCGCAATGCCTGACGGCGTGTAGTCAACTTTTTCATGTCGTCCTCCCAATCGGCTAGGGAGAAATGAGCGGCTGACCATGAGCTTTGATCAAGCTCCTGATCTTCCGTGACATGGAAAGGCCCTAATATTTCTCTGCAGGTTATTGTTCTTAAAGGGCTTTACTTGCCAGCGCGGAAGATCGCCGCTCTTCTTTTTCTCCCAACCAATCAAAAGGATATTACAGTTTCAGAAACCTGCAACCTTGCAGGAGGTTCAAAACATCTTTTCTGAAAAGGAAATAATCCCGGCCACTGTCGCTAATTTAGAAAAATTCCAGTCTTGAGGCGTGAGAGGTAACTTTACGTCACTTTTTCCGGTTGCCGGGAGGCGTGTCAGCCGAGTGCCGCCAGCCCCGTCAGGTCGGCAAGCACGGCCTTCGGAGAAAGATCCGGATATTCATCCGGCATGCCGGCCCGGTTCATCCACACGGTGCGAAAGCCGAACGCGGTCGCGCCGGCAATGTCCCAGCGGTTGGACGACTGGAAGGAGACCTCTTCGGGGTAGATGCGGAAATGGGTCGTCACCATTTCATAGACCTGCGGATCCGTCTTGAACGTCTTGAGGTCATCGACCGAGAAGATCTCGTCGAACAGTTCGGTCAGCCCGGCGGCCTTGGCGGCAGCTTCCAGCATGGCGGGCGAGCCGTTGGACAGGATGGCGATCTTGGAGCCGGTCGCCTTGAGGCCGGTCAGGACTTCCGGAACTTCCGGGTAGCAGTCGAGTTCCCAATAGGCGCTCAGAAGATCGTCGCGCATGGACTTGTCGGCGGTCGGTACCAGCGCAAAGGCCGTGTCCAGTCCCTGCTGGGTCAATTCCCAGAAATCCAGATACTTGCCCATCAGGGCCCGGACCCAGGAATATTCCAGCTGCTTTTCCCGCCAGAGCGAGGACAGGCGCTGGGCGTCTGGGCCCAGTTTTTCGGCATGTTTGCGGACTGCGGCATGCACATCAAACAAGGTGCCATAGGCATCAAACACATAAGCGGCATGCGCCATAATCTGGAACTCCGGTTTTAGGAAACCGCGGAAGAGAACAGCCTGGGGACAGCTGCGTCAAGCGTGGTGGTGTGCGAAAAAAGTCGCAGGGCGGAAAATGGCGACCTGTCAAGCGGTGGGCAATGTGACGGCCCCGTCGGGTTCGATGGTCCAAAAGGGGTTATGGGCAATCTCCAGCAGATGCCCGCCGGGAATTTCCACATAGGAGGAATATCCGCCCCAGAAGGCCTTCTCGGGGTGTTTGACTGCCTTGGCTCCGGCGGCCAGAGCTTCATGAAACATGGTGTCGACGTCCGCCGCGGTGCGGGCGTTCCAGGCCAGCGTGATCGCGCCTGTCCTCGCGTCCGTTACGTCGCGGCCGATTTCCTCGGCAAGGGCCGCCTTGCTGTAAAGGGCGAGCACGCCGCCGATCACCTGAAAGAACACGACGTCCGGCGACGGAGCCGCATTGACCTGCCAGCCGAGGCCGGCCTCGAAAAACCGCCTTGCCTCGGCGATGTCGTCCACCACGAGCGTGGTCATCGAGATGCGCTGCTCCATTTCGTCTCCTCCTGTCCAGACCGGGGTGCAGTGAAAAGGTTCGCCTGTGGAAGTCAACCGCCGACTTTCCGTGGCGGTGACCGAGCGGCGCTGCTGGTGAAATGGCGTTGGAAAATTCTGTCTGTTTTGGGAGGAAGGGCGAATAAAACCTTCCCGGTTTCGACATGGACTGCGAAGAAAGACCGCAACTTTCCGGATTTCTGGGATAAGCTATTGACCTTGGGAGATTGCCGGTGTTGTGTCGGCGCAAAACCTGCAGAACCGCAGCAGAAAAGGGAAGAGACATGAGCGGATGGAGCGACACCTGGACCTGGATCGACGGGACCTGGCATGAGGGCAATCCACCGATCATGGGGCCGCGGACCCACGCTTCCTGGCTCGGTTCGAGCGTGTTTGACGGCGCCCGCTTCTTCGAGGGCGTGATGCCGGACATCGATCTGCATTGCAAACGCGTCAACGACAGCGCCGTGGCACTCGGCATGAAGGCGACCATGCAGGCCGGCGAGATGGCGGAACTCACCCGCGAGGGCTGCGCGAAGTTCAGCAGTGACCAGCAGATCTACGTCAAGCCGATGTATTGGGTTGAGGGCGACGGTCCGGGCGTGATTGTCGGCGATCCGGAAAGCACGCGCTTCTGCCTGTGCCTGTTCGACGCGCCGATGGCGCCCAGGGACGCGGCGATGAGCATCACGCTGTCACCTTTTCGGCGCCCGACCATGGAATGCATGCCGGTCAACGCCAAGGCCGGTTGTCTTTATCCCAACAATGCCCGTGCCATGGTGGAAGCCAAGGGGCGTGGCTTTGACAACGCCGTGGTGCGCGACATGCTCGGCAACGTCGCCGAACTGACCTCCGCCAACATCTTCATGGCCAAGGACGGCAAGGTCCATACGCCCGCGCCCAACGGTACATTTCTCAACGGCATTACCCGTCAGCGCGTGATCCGGCTTCTCAGGGGCGCCGGCTATGACGTCTTCGAGCGGACAATGGACTATGGCGAGTTCCTCGAGGCCGACGAGATCTTTTCCACCGGAAACTACAACAAGGTCACTCCGGTCAAACGGATTGAAGAGCGCGACCTGCAGCCCGGACCGATTGCGGCCCGGGCACGGGATCTCTACTGGGATTTCTCCCACGGCTGAGAGTGTTGCGGGCCTGTCAGCGGGCGACCAGCGCCGCGGCCACCAGAAGGGCCGTGGCTGCCGCCAGTGAAGGCGCCGAGAACGACCCGGTCGCATGGTGCAGCTGGCCGGCAAACCAGGGGCCGGCCACCTGTCCGATGCCGAAGGCCGCCGTCAACACCGCCAGCATCCGGCGGATGGCGGCAGGCCCGTCCGCGCCCACCTCTCGCCTGGCTTCCATCAGCCCCAGGGCCGTGATGCCCATGAAGGTTGCGCCGAGCAATGCCGCGCCGAGAAGGAACAGCAGCGGGTTCAGGGTGATCGCGGTCAGCGCGACCCCGGCGGATTCGAGGACACAGGCAAGGGCAAAGGCCTTGCGGGCGCCGATCCGTGCGGCGGCCCTGTTCCAGAGATAGATCGAGGGGGCGGAGCACAGTCCGACCGTGAGCCAGACAAAGGGTTCCGTCGGTTGCAGGGCAGGGGTTGCCCGGGCAATCGCGTTGACGAAGGTGGCCGTGATCACGTAGCCGAAGCCGAAAAGGCCATAGGCGAGGATCAGGCGGATCCTGTTGCCGCTCGAAAAAGGGGATGCCGGGACCTTGGAAGCGGTTGTCGCCGGCGCCGCCTGCGTTGGTCCGCCACCGTTTTCAGACGGCACCAGAAGGGTGGATACTCCAAGAAAGATGAGCGTTCCCGCGCCGCTGGCGAGCCACAAGGCGCGCCAGTCGGCGGACAGGTACGCGAGCGCGGACACAAGTAGCGCGGAGAAGGCAATGCCGCAGCCCACCCCGGCAAAATGCAAGGCGGCGAGGCCTGTCCTGCCGGCACCGGCCAGGCGCTCGAGGATCAGTGTCGTCGAGAACACCAGCACAAAGGCGCTGGCAATGCCGCTCAGGAACCTGATTGCCAGGAATGCGGCAAGCGACGTTGTCAGCGCCATGGCCGCGCTTGTCAGGGCGCTGGCCAGCAGCCCTCCCAGGAACCAGAGCCGGGGGCTGCCGGGCAGGGAGCGGGAGGCCCCGATGAGTGCTCCGGCAAGGTAACCGAGAAAATTGGCTGACGCGATCAGGCCGGCGTCGTCGGCCGGCAGGCGCAGGGCCTCGCTCATGAAAGGCAGGATCGGCGTGTAGACAAACCGCCCGATGCCCATCGCCGCCGCCAGCGCCAGAAAACCGCCAAAGGCGAGCGCGGCCGGAGAGCGGGCGATGCTAGACATGGTGTCCTCGTCGTCAGGAAACTTGACGCGGCGCGGCAAGGAGGCGGGGCATTTCAGGGGACCACAATCTTGCATGGCAAGGGCATCTTGTCATGTGCCAATGATGCCTGAGCGGACGGTTGGCCTTGGCAGCAGGCGGGCGGCTCATGCCGGGAGACGACATGTTTGTATTGGCGCACGTTGCGGGGCGTTGCAAACGAGGATCGGCAATCAGGCGATGAAGCGCTCCCATGCCGTGGAGTTCCGGACCCGGACAATGATGGTCTTTCGTCCGTCATTGCAACGGATCGTGTTTTCGCCGTCGCAGCTGTCGGGAAAGCTGATCGTCTCGTCATCGCACCGGAATGCCGCGGTGCCACGGCAATCTCCCAGATTGCTTTCGGTTCTGGGGCTTTCAGTTGAAGTCATCGTGGTGACCAGCAGAATGCCGCCGGCAACCAGTGCTGCGATCGCGTAAGTGTTATTGAAGTTCATTTCGCTCTCCAATTCCATTTTGCTAGGCGGTTATTTATGGTCGTATTCTGATCATTCTTTCCATGTCTTGCAGTGCTGAAGGTCACAATTTTTGAC carries:
- the dctP gene encoding TRAP transporter substrate-binding protein DctP → MKKLTTRRQALRTLAGAGTAGAATLAAPHIASAQGQTTTWKIQTSWPGGAGLQIFKDWCATIEEKTGGELAFQPFGANDVVGDFQLFDAVKNGVLDAVNPFTIYAQGIIPAATFLTSYPLGLRNPHEWDVFYYSLGGLEIARELYAAQNMMFVGPVHHGPNIIHSKVPIRSIDDFRGRKMRLPGGMVAEVFTEIGAETTVLPGSEIFPALEKGTIDVADYVGPAVNYSLGFSQVTDYISMGPPGFMSLYQPVDLMDITVGMDAWNALSPQMRQFVEMETHVYSDMHHAAIQKADQDAWAKFMADGTEITRLSQDDVELMTEVAVPIWFNYANRDKDSARIFKIQLDYMMSGSLGYVTPEQIEGLELKL
- a CDS encoding branched-chain amino acid aminotransferase, with translation MSGWSDTWTWIDGTWHEGNPPIMGPRTHASWLGSSVFDGARFFEGVMPDIDLHCKRVNDSAVALGMKATMQAGEMAELTREGCAKFSSDQQIYVKPMYWVEGDGPGVIVGDPESTRFCLCLFDAPMAPRDAAMSITLSPFRRPTMECMPVNAKAGCLYPNNARAMVEAKGRGFDNAVVRDMLGNVAELTSANIFMAKDGKVHTPAPNGTFLNGITRQRVIRLLRGAGYDVFERTMDYGEFLEADEIFSTGNYNKVTPVKRIEERDLQPGPIAARARDLYWDFSHG
- a CDS encoding haloacid dehalogenase type II, coding for MAHAAYVFDAYGTLFDVHAAVRKHAEKLGPDAQRLSSLWREKQLEYSWVRALMGKYLDFWELTQQGLDTAFALVPTADKSMRDDLLSAYWELDCYPEVPEVLTGLKATGSKIAILSNGSPAMLEAAAKAAGLTELFDEIFSVDDLKTFKTDPQVYEMVTTHFRIYPEEVSFQSSNRWDIAGATAFGFRTVWMNRAGMPDEYPDLSPKAVLADLTGLAALG
- a CDS encoding TRAP transporter small permease subunit encodes the protein MPHLDFTLPHWAYWIGLILFPLVAASLARRPRAKERRYTLGLGYFILVTGGILGLHRLYLKNLIGLVYIPVFICILYANAQSQDARSVVSDMDNLVRQSERTLEREGDRARTAEADLPALRQKLAEAEAGAEEGSFALRRAERDVRRAEQRLEQGRERIAEAEAALETARPAAAGALETLNFWGNFAKYAFWLLLAGVVIDAVLLPRIVSRANANLPPERELSEAELKLKALEEAERKDDADHVSRGWTGWIDRLSLFCGEFVSYWAVIAVIVYYFEVMSRYVFGSPTNWAHEAMYLMFGMQYLIAGSYAMLTESHVRVDVFYAPMSKRRKAVVDLLTSVFFFIFAGTLLVTSWIFAFDAIAVPSGNSLISDWARGEIGVSEVVASWNLAQWTDPNIRWGEISFNEWEVPLWPMKWVMVLGGLLLVLQGISKFAQDIRALTGRA
- a CDS encoding VOC family protein; the encoded protein is MEQRISMTTLVVDDIAEARRFFEAGLGWQVNAAPSPDVVFFQVIGGVLALYSKAALAEEIGRDVTDARTGAITLAWNARTAADVDTMFHEALAAGAKAVKHPEKAFWGGYSSYVEIPGGHLLEIAHNPFWTIEPDGAVTLPTA
- a CDS encoding YbfB/YjiJ family MFS transporter codes for the protein MSSIARSPAALAFGGFLALAAAMGIGRFVYTPILPFMSEALRLPADDAGLIASANFLGYLAGALIGASRSLPGSPRLWFLGGLLASALTSAAMALTTSLAAFLAIRFLSGIASAFVLVFSTTLILERLAGAGRTGLAALHFAGVGCGIAFSALLVSALAYLSADWRALWLASGAGTLIFLGVSTLLVPSENGGGPTQAAPATTASKVPASPFSSGNRIRLILAYGLFGFGYVITATFVNAIARATPALQPTEPFVWLTVGLCSAPSIYLWNRAAARIGARKAFALACVLESAGVALTAITLNPLLFLLGAALLGATFMGITALGLMEARREVGADGPAAIRRMLAVLTAAFGIGQVAGPWFAGQLHHATGSFSAPSLAAATALLVAAALVAR